Genomic window (Sediminispirochaeta smaragdinae DSM 11293):
GGGCCTCCACCAACTCCGACGTCGCCGTCACCGATTGGATCTCGGCGTGATCGGTCTGGGCCATAAACCAATGTTCCTGGGCACATAAGGAAAAGGGAAGTAAAAGAAAAAGCACAACACTTTTATAATATTTCACACATAGCTCCTTACCCCTTGATGCGTGTTTTACCTATTCATTCTATACACGTTTTCAAAGTAAGGACAATAGAGCATCCCCTCTGGGATGCTCTAAAAACATGCCGACGCTTTTAGTTCCAAAGCAGTGATTGTTCCGTTTGAGCATCAAAAAACTGCCACGCATTGGGGTCCGGTCTGAAGAAGACCTTCTGGCCGGGACGTATGCCCGATCGGGGATCCGCGAGAAGAACAATCTCCTGTTCGCCACAGCGGCATTGAAGCAAATTATCCCGGCCGAGGGGTTCAACAAGGGAAACAACAGCAGAGGCCGCATCTTCGCTTTCCTCGGATAGGATCTCGATATCTTCAGGACGAATTCCGACCGTGAGGTCTGCAGGCATCGGTTGAGGCGTGCGCTTCCTGGAAATGCGAAGAAGGCTGCCGTCCGACATCTTCACACAGGACATATCGGCCTTATCGATCAGGCTACCCTGCCAGATATTCATCGGCGGATTCCCGACGAATTGTCCGATGAAAAGGGTCCTCGGATGTTCATGCAGTTCCAGTGGCGGTCGATACGACTGAAGTACTCCATCTTTGATCACCGCAACCCTGTCTGCCATGGTCATTGCCTCGACCTGATCGTGGGTCACATAGATGCAGGTGATACCAAGCTCCTTTTGAAGCCGCTTGATCTCGCTTCTCATGGTAATCCGTAATCTTGCATCCAGGTTGGAAAGCGGTTCGTCGAAAAGAAGCAGTTCAGGCTTTTTAATCAGTGCCCGTCCAAGGGCCACTCGCTGCTGCTGTCCCCCGGATAATTCACCGGGCTTGCGGTGCAGAAGGTTTCCAATTCCAAGCATTTCCGCGACCTCCGCAGTCTCCTTTTCCATCTCCTGTTTCGACGCCTTTTTCAGTTTCATGGAAAATGAGATATTCTCAAACACCGTCATATGGGGATAGAGGGCATAGCTTTGGAATACCATACCGATGTTTCGGTCCTTCGGCTGAAGGGTGGTGACATCACGGTCGCCGAAAAAGATGTGTCCGCCATCGGGCTTGTAGATACCCGCGGTCATCAGCAGCGTGGTTGTCTTGCCGCAGCCGGAAGGGCCGAGAAAGGCGACGAACTCGCCACTTTCAATCTCCAGGCTGATTTTATCAACAGCCGTCGAGTTTCCGAATTTCTTTGTCAGTGTATCAAGTATTACCTTCATCTGTTTCCTCGCTTATACGCCACCGTGAGATCCGCCGGAGAAGATCTTCATCAGATATCGTTGGTTGAATGTGTAAAAAATCAGTATGGGAATGAGCTGAAACAAGCCGACGGCGGCCAGCACCCCGTACTGAATGGAAAGAGAATCACTGTGCATCATTGAATTCAGGTAGGTGGAAATAACCGCTTTCGAACCGCTTGTAAGAAAGGTATAGGGAATAAGAAACGAACTCCATCCCGTCATAAAAGAGAAGATCGAGAGTGCCGCAATTCCCGGACGAATCTGAGGTACCATGATGTTCCAGAAGGTCCTAAAACGGGAACAGCCGTCGATCAGGGCTGCCCGTTCGATATCCCAGGAAACGGCATCGAAAAAGCCTTTCATCAGCCACATACCAAGGGGAAGTTGCAGGGCAAGACTGACCAGGATAACCCCTCCCATGGTGTTGTAGCCCATAAAATTGCCGAGAACCGGAAGATGCGAGAAAAAGCGGAGTACAAAATAGATGGCGATCAGGAGGGTGATACTTGGGAATGCATGAAGCACCAAGGTCAGCGACAGAAAGGACTTGCGTCCCGGAAATTTGATGCGGGAAAGCGCGTATCCCGCCGAAGCGGAAACGACCAAAACTCCGATGGTCATCAAAAGAGCAAGAATAAAGGTATTGAAGGTCACGATCCAGATATCGGGATTGTGGAGAAACTGCCAGTTTTTCAGGGTAAGTCCTCCGAAATTTCCATTAATGTCTACCGGTTTCAAGCCATACGTCCTCTCCGAGAAGGTCGAGATAAACAACCAAAGGTATCCGACGATAATCGGGAGAGAAAGGACCAGCAGTATCAGAAAGGCCAGGGGCGTAAAATAGTCTCGATGTTTTTTCATG
Coding sequences:
- a CDS encoding ABC transporter ATP-binding protein, with the translated sequence MKVILDTLTKKFGNSTAVDKISLEIESGEFVAFLGPSGCGKTTTLLMTAGIYKPDGGHIFFGDRDVTTLQPKDRNIGMVFQSYALYPHMTVFENISFSMKLKKASKQEMEKETAEVAEMLGIGNLLHRKPGELSGGQQQRVALGRALIKKPELLLFDEPLSNLDARLRITMRSEIKRLQKELGITCIYVTHDQVEAMTMADRVAVIKDGVLQSYRPPLELHEHPRTLFIGQFVGNPPMNIWQGSLIDKADMSCVKMSDGSLLRISRKRTPQPMPADLTVGIRPEDIEILSEESEDAASAVVSLVEPLGRDNLLQCRCGEQEIVLLADPRSGIRPGQKVFFRPDPNAWQFFDAQTEQSLLWN
- a CDS encoding carbohydrate ABC transporter permease produces the protein MKKHRDYFTPLAFLILLVLSLPIIVGYLWLFISTFSERTYGLKPVDINGNFGGLTLKNWQFLHNPDIWIVTFNTFILALLMTIGVLVVSASAGYALSRIKFPGRKSFLSLTLVLHAFPSITLLIAIYFVLRFFSHLPVLGNFMGYNTMGGVILVSLALQLPLGMWLMKGFFDAVSWDIERAALIDGCSRFRTFWNIMVPQIRPGIAALSIFSFMTGWSSFLIPYTFLTSGSKAVISTYLNSMMHSDSLSIQYGVLAAVGLFQLIPILIFYTFNQRYLMKIFSGGSHGGV